In a single window of the Zea mays cultivar B73 chromosome 5, Zm-B73-REFERENCE-NAM-5.0, whole genome shotgun sequence genome:
- the LOC100281428 gene encoding acylamino-acid-releasing enzyme 2-like isoform X5, which produces MDAMAPEEYASQSKLLQEFTNVPSIDSASILKTNDEDRSRAMFSISQPDLLANTNRKYVLYSHITTRAGTGTTSPDFQWSPFPTETTGVSATVPSPSGSKLLVVRNGERGCPTKLEIVCQSHVEKEIHVAGSVHGPLYTDEWFHGVSWNQEETLVAYVAEAPATPRPAFNRSGYTREEGCSEGDCSAWKGQGVWEEDWGETYSKKGRPSLFVLDIPRGEVVAAKGVPTSLSVGQVVWAPESPGGRHKYLVFVGWSERNGFFQNTARKLGIKYCSNRPCALYAAPCPIQGPEPPGNPPATTDGKSGSGGAVARNLTPGFSSALFPRFSRDGRLLVFLSSKQAVDSGAHNATDSLHVINWPSDWKMDEQLDVTQVVPVVMCPEDDDGGCFPGLYCSSVLPDPWLSDGRTVILTSSWRSAEVILSVDVLSGKVARITPEDSCYSWRALALDGTNVLAVSSSPIDPPSISYGRRLAVTPAEGEARRWTWDEVTSPFMASNSKVKSLLLHHSVSILKIPVPSPSADLSDGGKLPLEAIFVSCSCKGSSRSPTVVVLHGGPHSVSVSSYSKSSAFLASLGFNLLVVNYRGTPGYGEEALQSLPGKVGSQDVEDCLAALDFAVEEELVDASRVAVVGISHGGFLTTHLIGQAPDRFAVAAARNPVCNLSLMAGTTDIPDWCYVVACGTQAKRYASEAPSPGHLRLFYQRSPIAHVSKYARSLIERGGDVKIMMFPEDIHEINLPRSDFESFLNIGVWFKKHLNAVA; this is translated from the exons ATGGATGCAATGGCACCTGAAGAATATGCCTCGCAATCCAAGCTACTGCAAGAATTCACCAACGTCCCAAGCATCGACAGTGCTTCCATCCTCAAAACCAACGATG AGGACAGATCCAGAGCGATGTTCTCCATTAGCCAGCCAGACTTACTGGCGAACACCAACAGGAAATACGTTTTGTATTCTCATATTACGACGAGAGCCGGCACCGGCACCACCTCTCCGGATTTCCAGTGGTCTCCTTTCCCCACTGAAACAACCGGAGTGTCCGCCACCGTTCCGTCCCCTTCCGGGTCGAAGCTCCTCGTAGTGCGAAACGGGGAGAGAGGATGCCCCACCAAGCTCGAAATCGTTTGTCAGTCACATGTGGAGAAGGAGATACACGTAGCAGGTTCTGTGCACGGTCCTCTCTACACGGATGAATG GTTTCATGGTGTTTCTTGGAATCAAGAAGAGACCTTGGTAGCATACGTCGCTGAAGCTCCAGCCACACCAAGACCAGCTTTCAATCGTTCCGGATACACGAGGGAAGAAGGTTGTTCCGAGGGAGACTGCAGTGCCTGGAAAGGGCAGGGCGTGTGGGAGGAGGACTGGGGTGAAACGTACTCCAAGAAAGGAAGACCCTCACTGTTTGTTCTTGACATTCCCAG AGGAGAAGTGGTAGCGGCTAAAGGTGTCCCAACATCGTTGAGCGTTGGGCAGGTTGTTTGGGCTCCGGAATCACCAGGTGGCAGGCACAAGTATCTGGTTTTCGTTGGATGGTCAGAGCGCAACGGGTTCTTCCAGAACACTGCTAGAAAACTCGGCATCAAGTACTGCTCCAACAGGCCATGTGCTCTCTATGCAGCCCCTTGCCCTATCCAAGGACCAGAGCCGCCTGGCAATCCACCGGCTACGAC TGATGGTAAATCAGGCTCCGGCGGTGCGGTGGCGCGCAACCTAACCCCAGGCTTCAGCAGTGCATTGTTTCCACGGTTCAG CCGGGATGGAAGGCTTCTGGTCTTCCTGTCTTCAAAACAAGCCGTGGACAGCGGTGCACACAACGCAACGGATTCCCTGCATGTGATCAACTGGCCTTCGGACTGGAAAATGGATGAACAACTCGATGTTACTCAAGTG GTACCTGTTGTAATGTGCCCTGAAGACGACGACGGCGGCTGTTTTCCAGGCCTCTACTGTTCATCCGTGCTACCCGATCCTTGGCTCTCCGACGGACGTACAGTGATATTGACATCTTCCTGGAGAAGTGCCGAAGTGATACTATCGGTTGATGTGTTAAG TGGCAAAGTGGCAAGAATAACTCCGGAAGACTCGTGCTACTCGTGGCGTGCTCTTGCGTTAGATGGCACCAATGTTCTTGCTG TGTCAAGTAGTCCCATCGACCCTCCTTCCATCAGCTATGGACGACGTCTCGCCGTGACACCAGCTGAGGGTGAAGCACGTAGATGGACCTGGGATGAAGTTACTagtccattcatggcatccaacagCAAG GTTAAGTCCTTGTTGCTGCATCACAGCGTCAGCATACTTAAAATCCCTGTCCCTAGCCCATCTGCTGACCTCTCTGACG GTGGCAAGCTTCCACTCGAGGCCATATTCGTGTCCTGCAGCTGCAAGGGTAGCTCGCGCAGTCCAACTGTTGTGGTCCTTCACGGCGGCCCACACTCGGTGTCCGTATCAAGCTACTCAAAATCCTCGGCGTTCCTTGCTTCGCTTGGATTCAACCTGCTTGTTGTAAACTACCG agGCACGCCAGGTTATGGAGAGGAAGCCTTGCAGTCGCTCCCTGgaaaagttggatcccag GATGTTGAGGACTGCCTTGCAGCGCTAGACTTCGCCGTCGAGGAAGAGCTGGTAGATGCGTCTAGAGTAGCTGTTGTCGGGATCTCGCATGGTGGGTTCCTGACAACACATCTCATCGGTCAGGCTCCGGACAGGTTCGCCGTGGCAGCTGCTCGGAACCCTGTCTGCAACCTGTCGCTGATGGCCGGCACCACCGACATCCCGGACTGGTGTTACGTAGTGGCCTGCGGAACCCAAGCGAAGCGATACGCCTCTGAAGCGCCTTCGCCCGGCCATCTTCGTCTCTTCTACCAGAGATCGCCGATCGCCCATGTCTCTAAA TACGCAAGGAGCCTGATAGAAAGAGGAGGCGATGTCAAAATCATGATGTTCCCAGAGGACATACACGAAATCAATTT ACCGCGGTCCGATTTCGAAAGCTTCCTCAACATTGGGGTATGGTTCAAGAAACATCTGAATGCAGTGGCATGA
- the LOC100281428 gene encoding acylamino-acid-releasing enzyme 2-like isoform X6, which yields MDAMAPEEYASQSKLLQEFTNVPSIDSASILKTNDEDRSRAMFSISQPDLLANTNRKYVLYSHITTRAGTGTTSPDFQWSPFPTETTGVSATVPSPSGSKLLVVRNGERGCPTKLEIVCQSHVEKEIHVAGSVHGPLYTDEWFHGVSWNQEETLVAYVAEAPATPRPAFNRSGYTREEGCSEGDCSAWKGQGVWEEDWGETYSKKGRPSLFVLDIPRGEVVAAKGVPTSLSVGQVVWAPESPGGRHKYLVFVGWSERNGFFQNTARKLGIKYCSNRPCALYAAPCPIQGPEPPGNPPATTSDGKSGSGGAVARNLTPGFSSALFPRFSRDGRLLVFLSSKQAVDSGAHNATDSLHVINWPSDWKMDEQLDVTQVVPVVMCPEDDDGGCFPGLYCSSVLPDPWLSDGRTVILTSSWRSAEVILSVDVLSGKVARITPEDSCYSWRALALDGTNVLAVSSSPIDPPSISYGRRLAVTPAEGEARRWTWDEVTSPFMASNSKVKSLLLHHSVSILKIPVPSPSADLSDGGKLPLEAIFVSCSCKGSSRSPTVVVLHGGPHSVSVSSYSKSSAFLASLGFNLLVVNYRGTPGYGEEALQSLPGKVGSQYARSLIERGGDVKIMMFPEDIHEINLPRSDFESFLNIGVWFKKHLNAVA from the exons ATGGATGCAATGGCACCTGAAGAATATGCCTCGCAATCCAAGCTACTGCAAGAATTCACCAACGTCCCAAGCATCGACAGTGCTTCCATCCTCAAAACCAACGATG AGGACAGATCCAGAGCGATGTTCTCCATTAGCCAGCCAGACTTACTGGCGAACACCAACAGGAAATACGTTTTGTATTCTCATATTACGACGAGAGCCGGCACCGGCACCACCTCTCCGGATTTCCAGTGGTCTCCTTTCCCCACTGAAACAACCGGAGTGTCCGCCACCGTTCCGTCCCCTTCCGGGTCGAAGCTCCTCGTAGTGCGAAACGGGGAGAGAGGATGCCCCACCAAGCTCGAAATCGTTTGTCAGTCACATGTGGAGAAGGAGATACACGTAGCAGGTTCTGTGCACGGTCCTCTCTACACGGATGAATG GTTTCATGGTGTTTCTTGGAATCAAGAAGAGACCTTGGTAGCATACGTCGCTGAAGCTCCAGCCACACCAAGACCAGCTTTCAATCGTTCCGGATACACGAGGGAAGAAGGTTGTTCCGAGGGAGACTGCAGTGCCTGGAAAGGGCAGGGCGTGTGGGAGGAGGACTGGGGTGAAACGTACTCCAAGAAAGGAAGACCCTCACTGTTTGTTCTTGACATTCCCAG AGGAGAAGTGGTAGCGGCTAAAGGTGTCCCAACATCGTTGAGCGTTGGGCAGGTTGTTTGGGCTCCGGAATCACCAGGTGGCAGGCACAAGTATCTGGTTTTCGTTGGATGGTCAGAGCGCAACGGGTTCTTCCAGAACACTGCTAGAAAACTCGGCATCAAGTACTGCTCCAACAGGCCATGTGCTCTCTATGCAGCCCCTTGCCCTATCCAAGGACCAGAGCCGCCTGGCAATCCACCGGCTACGAC CAGTGATGGTAAATCAGGCTCCGGCGGTGCGGTGGCGCGCAACCTAACCCCAGGCTTCAGCAGTGCATTGTTTCCACGGTTCAG CCGGGATGGAAGGCTTCTGGTCTTCCTGTCTTCAAAACAAGCCGTGGACAGCGGTGCACACAACGCAACGGATTCCCTGCATGTGATCAACTGGCCTTCGGACTGGAAAATGGATGAACAACTCGATGTTACTCAAGTG GTACCTGTTGTAATGTGCCCTGAAGACGACGACGGCGGCTGTTTTCCAGGCCTCTACTGTTCATCCGTGCTACCCGATCCTTGGCTCTCCGACGGACGTACAGTGATATTGACATCTTCCTGGAGAAGTGCCGAAGTGATACTATCGGTTGATGTGTTAAG TGGCAAAGTGGCAAGAATAACTCCGGAAGACTCGTGCTACTCGTGGCGTGCTCTTGCGTTAGATGGCACCAATGTTCTTGCTG TGTCAAGTAGTCCCATCGACCCTCCTTCCATCAGCTATGGACGACGTCTCGCCGTGACACCAGCTGAGGGTGAAGCACGTAGATGGACCTGGGATGAAGTTACTagtccattcatggcatccaacagCAAG GTTAAGTCCTTGTTGCTGCATCACAGCGTCAGCATACTTAAAATCCCTGTCCCTAGCCCATCTGCTGACCTCTCTGACG GTGGCAAGCTTCCACTCGAGGCCATATTCGTGTCCTGCAGCTGCAAGGGTAGCTCGCGCAGTCCAACTGTTGTGGTCCTTCACGGCGGCCCACACTCGGTGTCCGTATCAAGCTACTCAAAATCCTCGGCGTTCCTTGCTTCGCTTGGATTCAACCTGCTTGTTGTAAACTACCG agGCACGCCAGGTTATGGAGAGGAAGCCTTGCAGTCGCTCCCTGgaaaagttggatcccag TACGCAAGGAGCCTGATAGAAAGAGGAGGCGATGTCAAAATCATGATGTTCCCAGAGGACATACACGAAATCAATTT ACCGCGGTCCGATTTCGAAAGCTTCCTCAACATTGGGGTATGGTTCAAGAAACATCTGAATGCAGTGGCATGA
- the LOC100281428 gene encoding acylamino-acid-releasing enzyme 2-like isoform X3 — translation MDAMAPEEYASQSKLLQEFTNVPSIDSASILKTNDEDRSRAMFSISQPDLLANTNRKYVLYSHITTRAGTGTTSPDFQWSPFPTETTGVSATVPSPSGSKLLVVRNGERGCPTKLEIVCQSHVEKEIHVAGSVHGPLYTDEWFHGVSWNQEETLVAYVAEAPATPRPAFNRSGYTREEGCSEGDCSAWKGQGVWEEDWGETYSKKGRPSLFVLDIPRGEVVAAKGVPTSLSVGQVVWAPESPGGRHKYLVFVGWSERNGFFQNTARKLGIKYCSNRPCALYAAPCPIQGPEPPGNPPATTSDGKSGSGGAVARNLTPGFSSALFPRFSRDGRLLVFLSSKQAVDSGAHNATDSLHVINWPSDWKMDEQLDVTQVVPVVMCPEDDDGGCFPGLYCSSVLPDPWLSDGRTVILTSSWRSAEVILSVDVLSGKVARITPEDSCYSWRALALDGTNVLAVSSSPIDPPSISYGRRLAVTPAEGEARRWTWDEVTSPFMASNSKVKSLLLHHSVSILKIPVPSPSADLSDGGKLPLEAIFVSCSCKGSSRSPTVVVLHGGPHSVSVSSYSKSSAFLASLGFNLLVVNYRGTPGYGEEALQSLPGKVGSQDVEDCLAALDFAVEEELVDASRVAVVGISHGGFLTTHLIGQAPDRFAVAAARNPVCNLSLMAGTTDIPDWCYVVACGTQAKRYASEAPSPGHLRLFYQRSPIAHVSKYARSLIERGGDVKIMMFPEDIHEINLPRSDFESFLNIGVWFKKHLNAVA, via the exons ATGGATGCAATGGCACCTGAAGAATATGCCTCGCAATCCAAGCTACTGCAAGAATTCACCAACGTCCCAAGCATCGACAGTGCTTCCATCCTCAAAACCAACGATG AGGACAGATCCAGAGCGATGTTCTCCATTAGCCAGCCAGACTTACTGGCGAACACCAACAGGAAATACGTTTTGTATTCTCATATTACGACGAGAGCCGGCACCGGCACCACCTCTCCGGATTTCCAGTGGTCTCCTTTCCCCACTGAAACAACCGGAGTGTCCGCCACCGTTCCGTCCCCTTCCGGGTCGAAGCTCCTCGTAGTGCGAAACGGGGAGAGAGGATGCCCCACCAAGCTCGAAATCGTTTGTCAGTCACATGTGGAGAAGGAGATACACGTAGCAGGTTCTGTGCACGGTCCTCTCTACACGGATGAATG GTTTCATGGTGTTTCTTGGAATCAAGAAGAGACCTTGGTAGCATACGTCGCTGAAGCTCCAGCCACACCAAGACCAGCTTTCAATCGTTCCGGATACACGAGGGAAGAAGGTTGTTCCGAGGGAGACTGCAGTGCCTGGAAAGGGCAGGGCGTGTGGGAGGAGGACTGGGGTGAAACGTACTCCAAGAAAGGAAGACCCTCACTGTTTGTTCTTGACATTCCCAG AGGAGAAGTGGTAGCGGCTAAAGGTGTCCCAACATCGTTGAGCGTTGGGCAGGTTGTTTGGGCTCCGGAATCACCAGGTGGCAGGCACAAGTATCTGGTTTTCGTTGGATGGTCAGAGCGCAACGGGTTCTTCCAGAACACTGCTAGAAAACTCGGCATCAAGTACTGCTCCAACAGGCCATGTGCTCTCTATGCAGCCCCTTGCCCTATCCAAGGACCAGAGCCGCCTGGCAATCCACCGGCTACGAC CAGTGATGGTAAATCAGGCTCCGGCGGTGCGGTGGCGCGCAACCTAACCCCAGGCTTCAGCAGTGCATTGTTTCCACGGTTCAG CCGGGATGGAAGGCTTCTGGTCTTCCTGTCTTCAAAACAAGCCGTGGACAGCGGTGCACACAACGCAACGGATTCCCTGCATGTGATCAACTGGCCTTCGGACTGGAAAATGGATGAACAACTCGATGTTACTCAAGTG GTACCTGTTGTAATGTGCCCTGAAGACGACGACGGCGGCTGTTTTCCAGGCCTCTACTGTTCATCCGTGCTACCCGATCCTTGGCTCTCCGACGGACGTACAGTGATATTGACATCTTCCTGGAGAAGTGCCGAAGTGATACTATCGGTTGATGTGTTAAG TGGCAAAGTGGCAAGAATAACTCCGGAAGACTCGTGCTACTCGTGGCGTGCTCTTGCGTTAGATGGCACCAATGTTCTTGCTG TGTCAAGTAGTCCCATCGACCCTCCTTCCATCAGCTATGGACGACGTCTCGCCGTGACACCAGCTGAGGGTGAAGCACGTAGATGGACCTGGGATGAAGTTACTagtccattcatggcatccaacagCAAG GTTAAGTCCTTGTTGCTGCATCACAGCGTCAGCATACTTAAAATCCCTGTCCCTAGCCCATCTGCTGACCTCTCTGACG GTGGCAAGCTTCCACTCGAGGCCATATTCGTGTCCTGCAGCTGCAAGGGTAGCTCGCGCAGTCCAACTGTTGTGGTCCTTCACGGCGGCCCACACTCGGTGTCCGTATCAAGCTACTCAAAATCCTCGGCGTTCCTTGCTTCGCTTGGATTCAACCTGCTTGTTGTAAACTACCG agGCACGCCAGGTTATGGAGAGGAAGCCTTGCAGTCGCTCCCTGgaaaagttggatcccag GATGTTGAGGACTGCCTTGCAGCGCTAGACTTCGCCGTCGAGGAAGAGCTGGTAGATGCGTCTAGAGTAGCTGTTGTCGGGATCTCGCATGGTGGGTTCCTGACAACACATCTCATCGGTCAGGCTCCGGACAGGTTCGCCGTGGCAGCTGCTCGGAACCCTGTCTGCAACCTGTCGCTGATGGCCGGCACCACCGACATCCCGGACTGGTGTTACGTAGTGGCCTGCGGAACCCAAGCGAAGCGATACGCCTCTGAAGCGCCTTCGCCCGGCCATCTTCGTCTCTTCTACCAGAGATCGCCGATCGCCCATGTCTCTAAA TACGCAAGGAGCCTGATAGAAAGAGGAGGCGATGTCAAAATCATGATGTTCCCAGAGGACATACACGAAATCAATTT ACCGCGGTCCGATTTCGAAAGCTTCCTCAACATTGGGGTATGGTTCAAGAAACATCTGAATGCAGTGGCATGA